A portion of the Phosphitispora fastidiosa genome contains these proteins:
- a CDS encoding NAD(P)-binding protein — IGSGIGGSTIAAGLAGSGADILILEAGGHLPDRPENRDPRAIFQKGFFRPDESWYDAEGKAFNPGNYYNVGGNSKFY, encoded by the coding sequence CATCGGTTCGGGGATTGGCGGGTCGACTATTGCCGCCGGTCTGGCGGGATCGGGTGCAGACATCCTGATCCTGGAGGCGGGGGGTCATTTGCCCGACCGTCCGGAGAACCGCGATCCGCGCGCGATCTTCCAGAAGGGTTTTTTCCGCCCGGATGAAAGCTGGTACGATGCGGAAGGCAAGGCGTTCAATCCCGGCAATTACTACAATGTCGGCGGCAATTCGAAGTTCTATG